The following are encoded together in the Arthrobacter sp. Y-9 genome:
- a CDS encoding cupin domain-containing protein: protein MAKPEFEFGPVDRVEFTDCNPHIEGLSEAILARDDRSDAVTRILKFEPGTDTSPNGALRHDFWEEVFIFEGSMRDLRLNQVFKAGDWATRPPGMEHGPWISEEGARMFEVRYYPRDEA, encoded by the coding sequence ATGGCCAAGCCGGAATTCGAGTTCGGCCCGGTGGACCGGGTGGAGTTCACCGACTGCAACCCCCACATCGAGGGTCTGTCCGAGGCGATCCTGGCCCGGGACGACCGCAGTGACGCCGTGACCCGCATCCTGAAGTTCGAACCGGGCACCGACACCTCACCCAATGGCGCCCTGCGGCACGACTTCTGGGAAGAGGTCTTCATCTTCGAGGGCTCCATGCGGGATCTGCGCCTGAACCAGGTGTTCAAGGCCGGGGACTGGGCCACGCGCCCGCCGGGCATGGAGCACGGGCCGTGGATCTCCGAGGAGGGCGCCCGGATGTTCGAGGTGCGCTACTACCCGCGGGACGAGGCCTGA
- a CDS encoding DUF2848 family protein — MTPALSFAVSGTGERIELTEFTAVVAGYTGRDAAAVQHHIDELAAIGVAPPPEVPMFYPVEAETVSTAPAFRVAGAQTSGEIEPLYIRHAGRYYLGIASDHTDRLLETEDIGESKRACPKPVAGTVIPVEDLAALSLVECTARSRVDGELYQEGTLSNLRTPADVVGLFLERRDPGDGDFICLGGTLPLLGGTFVYGADWELELSFPDGATISHRYTISQGAQS, encoded by the coding sequence ATGACCCCTGCCCTCAGCTTTGCCGTGTCCGGAACCGGCGAGCGGATCGAGCTCACCGAGTTCACCGCCGTCGTCGCCGGGTACACGGGCCGCGACGCCGCGGCCGTTCAGCACCACATCGACGAGCTCGCCGCGATCGGCGTCGCCCCGCCGCCGGAAGTGCCCATGTTCTACCCCGTGGAGGCGGAGACCGTCAGCACCGCCCCCGCGTTCCGGGTGGCCGGGGCGCAGACGTCCGGCGAGATCGAACCCCTCTACATCCGGCATGCGGGCCGCTACTACCTGGGCATCGCGTCGGACCACACGGACCGGCTCCTGGAGACCGAGGACATCGGGGAATCCAAGCGGGCCTGCCCCAAGCCGGTGGCCGGGACGGTCATCCCCGTCGAGGACCTCGCGGCCCTCTCCCTGGTCGAGTGCACCGCCCGCAGCCGCGTGGACGGCGAGCTCTACCAGGAGGGGACTCTGAGCAACCTCCGCACGCCGGCCGACGTCGTCGGGCTCTTCCTGGAGCGCCGGGACCCCGGCGACGGCGACTTCATCTGCCTGGGCGGGACCCTGCCGCTGCTGGGCGGGACCTTCGTCTACGGCGCCGACTGGGAACTCGAGCTGAGCTTCCCCGACGGCGCCACCATCAGCCACCGCTACACCATCTCCCAAGGAGCACAGTCATGA
- a CDS encoding 4-hydroxyphenylacetate 3-hydroxylase N-terminal domain-containing protein, producing MRTGAEYINSLNDGRTVLIDGQVAGNVAEHPAFSKVVETVAELFDIAADPANGMQYQSPEIDGPANLVFGIPRSPEDLKRRRAAVERWAKHTHGWVGRSPDHVGTFFAAFAAHPEVFASEERDYAGNLTRYYERILRENLYVSYAIIPPQYSRATTASGWEGDFIQVGVVGETEEGLIVRGSQMLATGGAISDEVFVTCIKPLGPDDVDFAVSFALPAATEGLKFLCRRPYATAATSEFDYPLTSRYDEPDALVIFDDVLVPWDRVFINRNVETLRRQFFDTGAHALGNWQAQTRLTVKLQFIAAVARKIAAVNGTDRIPGVQERLGELAAVVSSVESALLAAEYSAEPDANGMMVPGRRALYGIMGLQSETYPRVIQILRDLAGGGVLQLPSGVADMKSDVTAADVEKYVASPNVSSEERIKLFRLAWDIIGTEFAGRHQQYELFYAGAPFVVKGVYTYRNFGYEKHVAELDEFLAGYTVDGRVPSGEALVSAGEEA from the coding sequence ATGAGGACCGGAGCCGAGTACATCAATTCCCTCAACGACGGCCGGACCGTCCTGATCGACGGTCAGGTGGCGGGGAACGTCGCCGAGCACCCCGCGTTCAGCAAGGTGGTGGAGACGGTCGCCGAACTGTTCGACATCGCCGCCGACCCCGCCAACGGCATGCAGTATCAGAGCCCCGAGATCGACGGGCCCGCCAACCTCGTGTTCGGCATCCCGCGCTCACCGGAGGACCTGAAGCGCCGCCGGGCCGCCGTGGAGCGGTGGGCCAAGCACACCCACGGCTGGGTGGGCCGCAGCCCCGACCACGTCGGCACCTTCTTCGCCGCCTTCGCCGCGCACCCCGAGGTGTTCGCCTCCGAGGAACGCGACTACGCCGGAAATCTCACCCGCTACTACGAGCGCATCCTGCGCGAGAACCTCTACGTCTCCTACGCGATCATCCCGCCGCAGTATTCGCGGGCGACGACGGCGTCGGGCTGGGAGGGCGACTTCATCCAGGTGGGCGTCGTGGGGGAGACCGAGGAGGGCCTGATCGTCCGCGGCTCGCAGATGCTCGCCACCGGCGGAGCGATCAGCGACGAAGTGTTCGTCACCTGCATCAAGCCCCTGGGTCCGGACGATGTGGACTTCGCCGTCTCCTTCGCCTTGCCGGCCGCCACGGAGGGCCTGAAGTTCCTCTGCCGCCGCCCGTACGCCACCGCGGCCACGAGCGAGTTCGACTACCCGCTCACGAGCCGCTACGACGAGCCGGACGCACTGGTCATCTTCGACGACGTCCTCGTGCCGTGGGACCGCGTGTTCATCAACCGGAACGTGGAGACCCTGCGCCGCCAGTTCTTCGACACCGGCGCCCACGCCCTGGGCAACTGGCAGGCTCAGACCCGTTTGACGGTCAAGCTCCAGTTCATCGCCGCGGTGGCCCGCAAGATCGCCGCCGTGAACGGCACCGACCGCATTCCCGGGGTGCAGGAGCGCCTGGGCGAGCTGGCCGCCGTCGTGTCCTCCGTGGAGTCCGCGCTGCTGGCCGCCGAGTACAGCGCCGAGCCGGATGCGAACGGCATGATGGTCCCGGGCCGCCGGGCCCTCTACGGCATCATGGGCCTGCAGTCCGAGACCTACCCGCGCGTCATCCAGATCCTGCGTGATCTGGCCGGCGGCGGTGTGCTCCAGCTGCCTTCCGGCGTCGCGGACATGAAGAGCGATGTCACGGCCGCCGACGTCGAGAAGTACGTGGCCTCCCCGAACGTCAGCAGCGAGGAGCGCATCAAGCTCTTCCGCCTCGCCTGGGACATCATCGGCACCGAGTTCGCCGGCCGCCACCAGCAGTACGAGCTGTTCTACGCGGGGGCGCCGTTCGTGGTGAAGGGCGTCTACACCTACCGCAACTTCGGATACGAGAAGCACGTGGCCGAGCTGGACGAGTTCCTGGCCGGTTACACCGTGGACGGCCGCGTGCCGTCCGGTGAGGCGCTCGTGAGCGCCGGAGAGGAGGCCTGA
- a CDS encoding carbon-nitrogen family hydrolase codes for MEISLIQLSSPDAESQADRIDRAESLIRAQEGADLVVLPELWSAGYFHFSQYPDLAETLDGPTATMCAAVARDLKTHVHLGSIVERISADRLRNTSVLLGPDGSIVHQYSKIHVFGYQSLEAELLTPGTSLPVARTPFGTMAGITCYDLRFPGIWSELSTRGAGIVVVPAAWPAARREHWRLLTSARAVEHQMFVLACNATGVQEGVELGGTSRVVDPTGRLLAEAGAEEDVLRATIDPAQIEAVRREFPVITDRLDDYAGLSH; via the coding sequence ATGGAGATCTCACTGATCCAGCTGTCCAGTCCGGACGCTGAAAGCCAGGCGGACCGCATCGACCGTGCGGAAAGCCTCATCCGCGCCCAGGAGGGGGCGGACCTGGTGGTCCTCCCCGAACTCTGGAGCGCCGGGTACTTCCACTTCAGCCAGTACCCGGACCTCGCCGAGACCCTGGACGGCCCCACGGCCACCATGTGCGCGGCGGTGGCGCGGGATCTGAAGACCCACGTGCACCTGGGCAGCATCGTCGAACGGATCTCCGCGGACCGGCTCCGCAACACCTCGGTGCTGCTGGGCCCGGACGGGAGCATCGTCCACCAGTACTCCAAGATCCACGTCTTCGGGTACCAGTCGCTGGAGGCCGAACTCCTCACCCCCGGGACCAGCCTGCCGGTGGCCCGGACACCCTTCGGGACCATGGCCGGCATCACCTGTTACGACCTCCGCTTCCCCGGCATCTGGTCCGAACTGAGCACGCGCGGTGCGGGGATCGTGGTGGTCCCCGCGGCCTGGCCCGCCGCGCGCCGGGAGCACTGGAGGCTCCTCACCTCGGCCCGCGCGGTCGAACACCAGATGTTCGTCCTCGCCTGCAACGCCACCGGCGTCCAGGAAGGCGTGGAACTCGGGGGCACGAGTCGCGTGGTGGACCCCACGGGCCGGCTGCTCGCCGAGGCCGGCGCCGAGGAGGACGTCCTCCGCGCCACGATCGACCCCGCTCAGATCGAGGCCGTCCGCCGCGAGTTCCCGGTCATCACCGACCGCCTGGACGACTACGCCGGGCTGAGCCACTGA
- a CDS encoding GntR family transcriptional regulator, producing MSIYHKPAPTAPEVAYQWLRQEISTLPWDQEIFLSEGSIAEASGVSRTPVREALLRLEASGLIKRVAHKGAFVPALTGRDIDDMVEVRRVIGDWAVRKVAQGAVPAAELNEILDRQEAAVHDPVAFIECDIQFHQRIVSAAGNPILAGVYEAQRFKQLRMGLKAVLDSEGRSRRVVEEHRAIVQALLSGDPEQAAAASRAHLESTLSALNVPHVPGLPS from the coding sequence ATGTCGATCTATCACAAGCCCGCTCCGACGGCGCCTGAAGTCGCCTACCAATGGCTGCGTCAGGAGATCTCCACCCTGCCCTGGGACCAGGAGATCTTCCTGAGCGAAGGATCCATCGCCGAGGCCTCCGGAGTCTCCCGCACCCCGGTGCGGGAAGCGCTCCTCCGGCTCGAGGCGTCGGGCCTGATCAAGCGCGTCGCCCACAAGGGGGCGTTCGTCCCCGCCCTGACCGGGCGGGACATCGATGACATGGTGGAGGTCCGCCGCGTGATCGGGGACTGGGCGGTCCGCAAGGTCGCCCAGGGCGCCGTCCCCGCAGCGGAACTCAACGAGATCCTGGACCGGCAGGAAGCCGCAGTCCACGACCCCGTCGCCTTCATCGAATGCGACATCCAGTTCCACCAGAGGATCGTCTCCGCCGCGGGCAACCCGATCCTCGCGGGGGTCTACGAGGCCCAGCGTTTCAAGCAGCTCCGGATGGGCCTCAAGGCGGTCCTGGACAGCGAAGGACGCAGCCGCCGGGTGGTGGAGGAGCATCGCGCGATCGTTCAGGCCCTGCTGAGCGGTGACCCGGAGCAGGCGGCCGCCGCCTCCCGGGCCCACCTGGAGTCCACTCTTTCGGCACTCAACGTGCCTCACGTCCCCGGCCTGCCCTCCTGA
- a CDS encoding flavin reductase family protein encodes MAAPAFATPDASGMRRTLGRFLTGVAVVTAEHDGEKVGMTISSLTSISLEPPILMISLNFDTRTGNALLASGRFGVSILGAKQEGVARQFAVRGGKRFEDGVFDLTPAGLPVVAGALSQAECEVVQSHVVGDHQVFFGEVTSARYRDGEPLAFYSGKFGDFRDFNHDAVPWFY; translated from the coding sequence ATGGCGGCCCCGGCTTTCGCCACCCCCGACGCCTCCGGAATGCGGCGCACCCTGGGCCGCTTCCTCACCGGGGTGGCCGTGGTGACCGCGGAGCACGACGGCGAGAAGGTGGGCATGACCATCAGCTCGCTCACGTCGATCAGCCTGGAGCCGCCCATCCTGATGATCTCGCTCAACTTCGACACGCGGACGGGCAACGCTCTCCTGGCGAGCGGCCGGTTCGGCGTCTCGATCCTGGGAGCCAAGCAGGAAGGCGTGGCCCGGCAGTTCGCGGTCCGGGGCGGGAAGCGCTTCGAGGACGGCGTCTTCGACCTCACCCCCGCGGGCCTGCCCGTGGTGGCGGGCGCGCTGTCCCAGGCCGAGTGCGAAGTGGTGCAGAGCCACGTCGTGGGGGATCACCAGGTCTTCTTCGGCGAGGTGACGTCCGCCCGGTACCGCGACGGCGAGCCCCTGGCGTTCTACTCGGGCAAGTTCGGCGACTTCCGCGACTTCAACCACGACGCCGTGCCGTGGTTCTACTGA
- a CDS encoding MFS transporter, with amino-acid sequence MSSRMFQSLKNPNYRLWAAGALVSNIGTWMQRVAQDWLVLTQLTDHDGAAVGLTTGLQFLPILLLGPYAGLLGDRLDKRKILLTTQTAMGLLALLQAALVLTGTAQLWHIYVIALALGVASAFDAPPRQAFVSEIVGRDSVANAVALNSASFNLARLAGPGIAGLLIGLIGTGWVFLLNAASFAAVLIGILRMNTATLYRTDPVPRSRGQLKDGVRYVLARPRALLVMILAGLVGTFTMNFQLTNAVMAASVFDAGPDAYGLLGSVMAVGTLAGALLAARRAAPRLRYLVMGAIGLGVTTCVAAFMPGYTLYAIMLVLVGLCALTFLNSANTLLQIRTEPAYRGRVLALYMTVIQGGTPIGGPLVGWIANEFGPRWAVFGGGAVALLAGLAGLLLVSRWGEGTVRKQLRHVWAEHRELREQNARERGSGEPSPTQKAVGAEG; translated from the coding sequence ATGAGCAGCCGCATGTTCCAGTCACTGAAGAACCCCAACTACCGCCTCTGGGCGGCAGGAGCGCTGGTGTCCAACATCGGCACCTGGATGCAGAGGGTGGCGCAGGACTGGCTGGTCCTGACGCAGCTCACGGACCACGACGGCGCCGCGGTCGGCCTCACCACCGGCCTCCAGTTCCTCCCGATCCTCCTCCTCGGCCCCTACGCGGGGCTGCTCGGCGACCGCCTGGACAAGCGCAAGATCCTCCTGACCACCCAGACCGCCATGGGACTGCTGGCCCTCCTGCAGGCCGCCCTCGTCCTCACCGGCACCGCCCAGCTCTGGCACATCTACGTGATCGCCCTCGCCCTGGGTGTCGCGAGCGCCTTCGACGCCCCGCCCCGGCAGGCCTTCGTCTCCGAGATCGTCGGACGGGACAGCGTGGCCAACGCCGTCGCGCTCAACAGCGCATCCTTCAACCTGGCGCGCCTGGCGGGCCCCGGCATCGCGGGACTGCTGATCGGCCTGATCGGCACCGGCTGGGTGTTCCTGCTCAACGCGGCGAGTTTCGCGGCGGTGCTGATCGGGATCCTGCGGATGAACACCGCGACCCTCTACCGCACCGACCCCGTACCCCGCAGCCGGGGTCAGCTCAAGGACGGCGTGAGGTACGTCCTCGCCCGGCCACGGGCTCTCCTGGTCATGATCCTCGCGGGCCTGGTGGGGACCTTCACCATGAACTTCCAGCTCACGAACGCGGTCATGGCCGCTTCAGTGTTCGACGCCGGCCCGGACGCCTACGGCCTGCTGGGCTCCGTCATGGCGGTCGGCACCCTCGCCGGGGCGCTCCTCGCGGCCCGGCGTGCGGCCCCGCGGCTGCGGTACCTCGTGATGGGGGCGATCGGACTGGGCGTCACGACGTGCGTGGCCGCCTTCATGCCCGGGTACACGCTCTACGCGATCATGCTGGTGCTCGTGGGACTCTGCGCCCTGACGTTCCTGAACAGCGCGAACACCTTGCTGCAGATACGGACCGAGCCCGCCTACCGGGGCCGAGTCCTGGCGCTCTACATGACCGTCATCCAGGGTGGGACGCCCATCGGCGGGCCGCTCGTCGGGTGGATCGCGAACGAGTTCGGTCCCCGCTGGGCGGTTTTCGGCGGCGGGGCGGTCGCGCTCCTCGCAGGACTCGCGGGGCTCCTCCTGGTCAGCCGCTGGGGCGAGGGGACGGTGCGGAAGCAGCTCCGGCACGTCTGGGCGGAACACCGAGAGCTGAGGGAGCAGAACGCCCGCGAGCGCGGCAGCGGGGAACCGTCCCCCACGCAGAAGGCCGTCGGCGCGGAGGGCTGA
- a CDS encoding MarR family transcriptional regulator, producing MNTPPDLQDLASELRVALMRTSRVLRSQASSDAVTPGQNTVLALLHKHGPQTMGQLAEAEHVQAPSMTRTVNALADKGLIRRETRPEDGRQVLISLTSEGNAVLEESRRLRSAWLAERLECLGEHERQTLHDAALLLLDMTRTDPRRNPATA from the coding sequence ATGAACACCCCACCCGACCTTCAGGATCTGGCCTCCGAACTGCGCGTCGCGCTCATGCGCACGTCGCGCGTCCTGCGCTCCCAGGCCAGCAGCGACGCCGTCACCCCGGGTCAGAACACCGTCCTGGCGCTCCTGCACAAGCACGGACCGCAGACCATGGGCCAGCTGGCGGAAGCCGAACACGTCCAGGCGCCCAGCATGACCCGCACGGTCAACGCCCTCGCGGACAAAGGCCTCATCCGCCGCGAGACCCGGCCCGAGGACGGACGGCAGGTGCTCATCTCCCTGACCAGCGAGGGGAACGCGGTCCTCGAAGAGTCCCGCAGGCTCCGCTCCGCCTGGCTCGCCGAACGGCTTGAATGCCTCGGCGAGCACGAGCGGCAGACCCTGCACGACGCCGCGCTCCTCCTCCTGGACATGACCCGCACCGACCCCAGGAGGAATCCAGCCACCGCATGA
- the pgm gene encoding phosphoglucomutase (alpha-D-glucose-1,6-bisphosphate-dependent), translating to MANRAGTVALPEDLVDLTALLDAYFDVQPDPTDPGQRVAFGTSGHRGSSLKASFNERHIAAITQAIVEYRAAQGITGPLFLAKDTHALSEPAQNTALEVLAANGVTVLLDARHAYTPTPALSHAILSYNNAGHADQADGIVVTPSHNPPADGGFKYNPPHGGPADTDATGWIANRANEYLENGLNGVRRLPLTEALKAENVGTFDYLSSYVDSLPSVLDLDAIREAGVRIGADPMGGASVDYWGEIGERHHLDLTVVNPTVDPQWAFMTLDWDEKIRMDCSSPSAMASLIGRMKSDDGAAPFDIATGNDADADRHGIVTPDGGLMNPNHYLAVAIDYLYRNRSGWNPASVVGKTLVSSSIIDRVAAGLGRKLVEVPVGFKWFVPGLLSGEGAFGGEESAGAAFNRKDGSVWTTDKDGILLALLASEITAVTGSSPSELYRGLTDQFGAPVYARIDAAANREQKAKLGKLSSDDVTATELAGETITAKLTEAPGNGAPIGGLKVVTENAWFAARPSGTEDVYKIYAESFKGADHLQQVQAEAKSLVDSVIG from the coding sequence ATGGCTAACCGCGCGGGCACCGTGGCCCTTCCCGAAGACCTTGTCGATCTCACCGCACTCCTGGACGCGTATTTCGACGTGCAGCCGGACCCCACGGACCCGGGCCAGCGCGTGGCGTTCGGCACCTCGGGGCACCGCGGCTCGAGCCTCAAGGCCAGCTTCAACGAGCGGCACATCGCGGCGATCACCCAGGCGATCGTCGAGTACCGAGCGGCGCAGGGCATCACCGGCCCCCTGTTCCTCGCCAAGGACACCCATGCGCTGAGCGAGCCCGCACAGAACACCGCCCTCGAGGTCCTGGCGGCCAACGGAGTCACGGTCCTGCTGGACGCCCGCCACGCGTACACCCCCACCCCTGCCCTCAGCCACGCGATCCTCAGCTACAACAACGCCGGGCACGCGGACCAGGCGGATGGGATCGTCGTCACCCCCAGCCACAACCCGCCCGCGGACGGTGGCTTCAAGTACAACCCTCCGCATGGCGGCCCGGCGGACACGGACGCCACGGGCTGGATCGCGAACCGCGCCAACGAGTACCTCGAGAACGGCCTCAACGGCGTGCGCCGCCTCCCGCTCACGGAGGCGCTGAAGGCCGAGAACGTCGGCACCTTCGACTACCTGAGCAGCTACGTCGACTCCCTGCCCTCCGTGCTGGACCTCGACGCCATCCGCGAGGCGGGCGTCCGGATCGGCGCGGACCCCATGGGCGGCGCGAGCGTCGACTACTGGGGCGAGATCGGCGAGCGCCACCACCTCGACCTCACCGTAGTCAACCCCACGGTGGATCCGCAGTGGGCGTTCATGACCCTCGACTGGGACGAGAAGATCCGCATGGACTGCTCCTCCCCCTCGGCGATGGCCTCGCTGATCGGCCGCATGAAGAGCGACGACGGCGCGGCGCCCTTCGACATCGCCACCGGCAACGACGCGGATGCGGACCGCCACGGCATCGTCACGCCCGACGGCGGGCTCATGAACCCCAACCACTACCTCGCCGTCGCGATCGACTACCTCTACCGCAACCGCAGTGGCTGGAACCCGGCCTCGGTGGTCGGCAAGACCCTGGTGTCCTCCTCGATCATCGACCGCGTGGCCGCCGGCCTCGGGCGCAAGCTCGTGGAGGTCCCGGTGGGCTTCAAGTGGTTCGTGCCCGGCCTGCTCTCCGGCGAAGGCGCGTTCGGCGGCGAGGAGTCCGCGGGCGCCGCTTTCAACCGCAAGGACGGGTCCGTCTGGACCACGGACAAGGACGGCATCCTGCTGGCACTGCTGGCCAGCGAGATCACGGCCGTCACGGGGTCGAGCCCGTCCGAGCTGTACCGCGGCCTGACCGACCAGTTCGGCGCACCGGTCTACGCCCGCATCGACGCCGCCGCGAACCGCGAGCAGAAGGCCAAGCTCGGCAAGCTCTCCTCGGACGACGTCACCGCCACGGAACTGGCCGGCGAGACCATCACCGCGAAGCTGACCGAGGCCCCCGGCAACGGCGCCCCGATCGGCGGTCTCAAGGTGGTCACCGAGAACGCCTGGTTCGCGGCCCGGCCGTCCGGCACCGAGGACGTCTACAAGATCTACGCCGAGTCCTTCAAGGGCGCGGATCACCTCCAGCAGGTCCAGGCCGAAGCCAAGTCCCTCGTGGACTCGGTCATCGGCTGA
- a CDS encoding DUF4190 domain-containing protein — translation MSDHTPEQGEQESRRAAGRGPSGQGASGQGAAQHGAPGQPTTTPQPAQPFAAPGAQPGQPAQPGQPFAAPGAQPGQPAQPGQWAGPVASQPPRAPQPYPAQSFPQSSQPPQAPPPGAVPGQAPRPSSGRMVPPVPPAPQGGFAAASYPGAPQAAPPQYPAAPVQGPGRFPQQPYPAAPGNRPIQPYGQQPYGQPYGQPSYSGLAPAEPKGMSIAALVLGIVGVISGGWFIIPQILAVVFGHIGLKKEPSVKGMAITGLVLGYLMVAISLAYGLVLLFAFSSSSSWD, via the coding sequence ATGAGCGATCACACGCCCGAGCAGGGCGAACAGGAGTCCCGCCGCGCAGCGGGTCGGGGCCCATCGGGACAGGGCGCGTCAGGTCAGGGCGCGGCGCAGCACGGTGCGCCCGGTCAGCCGACGACGACGCCGCAGCCCGCTCAGCCGTTCGCCGCACCCGGCGCTCAGCCCGGTCAGCCGGCGCAGCCTGGTCAGCCGTTCGCCGCACCCGGCGCTCAGCCTGGTCAGCCGGCGCAGCCCGGCCAGTGGGCGGGGCCCGTCGCCTCGCAGCCCCCGCGCGCTCCGCAGCCTTATCCGGCACAGTCGTTCCCGCAGTCCTCCCAGCCGCCGCAGGCTCCGCCGCCCGGCGCTGTTCCCGGCCAGGCGCCCCGGCCGTCGTCGGGCCGTATGGTCCCGCCCGTGCCTCCGGCGCCGCAGGGAGGTTTCGCCGCCGCGAGCTATCCCGGAGCGCCGCAGGCCGCCCCTCCGCAGTACCCGGCCGCCCCCGTTCAGGGGCCGGGGCGGTTCCCGCAGCAGCCGTACCCGGCCGCCCCCGGCAACCGGCCCATCCAGCCGTACGGCCAGCAGCCCTACGGGCAGCCCTATGGACAGCCGTCTTACTCCGGCCTGGCCCCGGCCGAGCCGAAGGGGATGAGCATCGCGGCGCTCGTGCTCGGCATCGTCGGGGTGATCTCCGGAGGGTGGTTCATCATTCCGCAGATCCTCGCCGTGGTCTTCGGCCACATCGGGCTGAAGAAGGAACCCTCGGTCAAGGGCATGGCCATCACCGGCCTGGTCCTGGGCTATCTGATGGTCGCGATCTCGCTCGCCTACGGGCTGGTGCTGCTCTTCGCTTTCTCCTCCTCATCCAGCTGGGACTAG
- a CDS encoding APC family permease: protein MAFTKSAADPQPHASGPSPAGLKKNSLGTRDIVFMLVSAAAPLTIVVGVSPLALAVGGPGAPVIYIAAALGLSLFAVGFMALTRHILSYSGFYGYIAKTLGRVTGLGAGFTAWLSYNGIQIGLYGLLGIQANLAVKQFTGVDLPWWVYALVSIAAVHYLGWRGIDVGAKVVGVLLTLETVIVVILAVAVLAHGGASGISLDSFTPDAIFTPGMAAVLSMGFSAFMGFESGALYREEARNPDRTVPRATYISIAFIGAFYAFAVWILVQAGGFGAIQAFAGQHLDTGDTAYVLAGTFAGDWLVNLMSVLIVTSIFASQLAFHNTINRYTLSLGREGIFPARMARVSRHLTPGNAGVLQTVLSAVCVIVGAVLALDPFTQFVVWLNSPGIIGILALQALMGVGVVMFFVRNRGLNTRWYVIPSTVLATAVMAVVIWLSVTNIQYLTGIPAGDPVNTTLLVIAPVTFVLGLGVAWWLKKNRPEVFGRIGHSE, encoded by the coding sequence ATGGCTTTCACTAAATCCGCTGCGGATCCCCAGCCGCACGCGTCCGGCCCCTCCCCGGCCGGCCTCAAGAAGAACTCCCTCGGCACGCGCGACATCGTCTTCATGCTCGTCTCCGCCGCCGCGCCGCTCACCATCGTGGTGGGCGTCTCCCCGCTCGCCCTCGCCGTCGGTGGCCCGGGCGCCCCCGTCATCTACATCGCCGCGGCGCTGGGGCTCTCCCTCTTCGCCGTCGGCTTCATGGCCCTGACCCGGCACATCCTGTCCTACAGCGGGTTCTACGGCTACATCGCCAAGACCCTGGGCCGCGTGACCGGCCTCGGCGCCGGGTTCACCGCCTGGCTCAGCTACAACGGCATCCAGATCGGCCTCTACGGACTCCTCGGCATCCAGGCCAACCTGGCCGTCAAGCAGTTCACCGGAGTCGACCTGCCCTGGTGGGTCTACGCCCTCGTCTCCATCGCCGCGGTGCACTACCTGGGCTGGCGCGGCATCGACGTCGGCGCCAAGGTCGTGGGCGTGTTGCTCACCCTGGAGACCGTGATCGTGGTGATCCTCGCCGTCGCCGTCCTGGCCCACGGCGGGGCGAGCGGCATCTCCCTGGACTCCTTCACCCCGGATGCGATCTTCACCCCGGGCATGGCCGCCGTGCTGAGCATGGGCTTCTCCGCCTTCATGGGCTTCGAATCCGGCGCCCTGTACCGGGAGGAGGCGCGGAACCCGGACCGCACCGTCCCGCGGGCCACGTACATCTCCATCGCGTTCATCGGCGCCTTCTACGCCTTCGCGGTGTGGATCCTGGTCCAGGCCGGCGGCTTCGGCGCCATCCAGGCCTTCGCGGGCCAGCACCTCGACACGGGCGACACCGCCTATGTCCTGGCGGGCACCTTCGCGGGCGACTGGCTCGTGAACCTCATGAGCGTGCTGATCGTGACGAGCATCTTCGCCTCGCAGCTGGCCTTCCACAACACCATCAACCGCTACACGCTCTCCCTCGGCCGGGAAGGGATCTTCCCCGCCCGCATGGCCCGCGTCAGCCGCCACCTGACCCCCGGCAACGCGGGCGTCCTGCAGACGGTCCTGAGCGCGGTCTGCGTGATCGTCGGCGCGGTGCTGGCACTGGATCCCTTCACCCAGTTCGTGGTGTGGCTGAACTCCCCGGGCATCATCGGGATCCTGGCGCTGCAGGCGCTCATGGGTGTCGGCGTCGTGATGTTCTTCGTCCGGAACCGCGGCCTGAACACCCGCTGGTACGTCATCCCCTCCACGGTCCTGGCCACCGCGGTCATGGCCGTGGTGATCTGGCTCAGCGTGACCAACATCCAGTACCTGACGGGCATCCCGGCGGGCGATCCCGTCAACACCACCCTGCTCGTGATCGCCCCGGTGACGTTCGTGCTGGGCCTTGGCGTAGCGTGGTGGCTGAAGAAGAACAGGCCAGAAGTCTTCGGACGGATCGGACATTCCGAATGA